From Chryseobacterium joostei, the proteins below share one genomic window:
- the gltX gene encoding glutamate--tRNA ligase, with protein sequence MEKVRVRFAPSPTGPLHLGGVRTALYDYLFAKNQGGEFVLRIEDTDTARYVEGAEEYIEEALEWCGIIPDESPKKGGKFAPYRQSERRDIYDRYTEQILKTDYAYIAFDTPEELDAIRAEFEAKGDVFSYDNKTRNRLRNSLALSEEEVQRLLDEKTPYVVRFKMPVDRVLNLEDIIRGKSSVNTNTLDDKVLVKNDGMPTYHFANIIDDHEMEISHVIRGEEWLPSLGLHTLLYEAMQWEAPQFAHLSLILKPEGKGKLSKRDGDKFGFPVFPLDFKDPETGVVSKGYRENGYLPDAFINMVALLGWSPADDKEILPLEEMIKEFDLHKVHKAGARFSKEKSEWFNHQYIQMKSDEELLQILKNTDLDLSAVSDEKLLKVIHLMKERATFPKDIYENGKFFFEAPISYDEKASKKAWNDETSAILGELSTIFESTDFVAETLKQAMHDFAESKGLGMGKVMMPLRLSLVGELKGPDVPDILEIIGKEESTSRISNAINNFK encoded by the coding sequence ATGGAGAAAGTAAGAGTACGTTTTGCTCCAAGTCCTACCGGACCTTTGCATTTGGGAGGCGTAAGAACCGCATTATATGATTATCTTTTTGCTAAAAATCAAGGAGGAGAATTTGTATTAAGAATTGAAGATACAGACACTGCAAGATATGTAGAGGGAGCTGAAGAATACATTGAAGAAGCTTTAGAATGGTGTGGAATCATCCCTGATGAAAGTCCTAAGAAAGGAGGAAAATTTGCCCCTTACAGACAATCTGAAAGAAGAGACATCTATGACAGATATACAGAGCAGATTCTAAAAACAGATTATGCCTACATCGCTTTTGATACACCAGAAGAGCTGGATGCCATCCGAGCAGAATTTGAAGCAAAAGGTGATGTTTTCTCTTATGACAACAAAACAAGAAACCGTTTAAGAAATAGTCTTGCCCTTTCTGAAGAGGAAGTTCAAAGATTATTAGATGAAAAAACGCCGTATGTAGTAAGGTTTAAAATGCCTGTGGACAGAGTTTTAAATCTTGAGGACATTATCCGTGGAAAATCTTCGGTAAATACCAATACATTGGATGACAAGGTTCTTGTAAAAAATGACGGGATGCCTACTTACCACTTCGCCAACATCATTGATGACCACGAAATGGAAATTTCTCACGTAATTCGTGGTGAAGAATGGTTACCATCTTTAGGATTACACACTTTATTATATGAAGCAATGCAGTGGGAAGCTCCACAATTTGCACACCTATCTTTAATTCTAAAACCTGAAGGAAAAGGAAAACTAAGCAAGAGAGATGGTGATAAGTTCGGATTCCCTGTATTCCCGCTAGACTTTAAAGACCCTGAAACGGGCGTAGTATCTAAAGGATATAGAGAAAATGGTTATCTTCCTGATGCGTTTATCAATATGGTAGCGTTATTGGGCTGGTCTCCTGCTGATGATAAGGAAATTCTTCCTTTAGAAGAAATGATTAAGGAGTTTGATCTTCATAAAGTACACAAGGCTGGGGCAAGATTCAGTAAGGAAAAATCAGAATGGTTTAACCACCAGTATATTCAGATGAAGTCTGATGAAGAGCTTCTTCAGATCCTTAAAAATACAGATCTCGATCTTTCTGCTGTTTCTGATGAAAAGCTTTTAAAAGTAATTCACCTGATGAAAGAAAGAGCTACTTTCCCTAAAGACATCTATGAAAATGGAAAATTCTTCTTTGAAGCTCCCATTTCTTATGATGAAAAGGCATCTAAAAAAGCATGGAATGACGAAACATCTGCTATTTTAGGAGAATTATCCACAATATTTGAATCTACAGACTTTGTTGCTGAAACCTTAAAGCAGGCTATGCATGATTTCGCGGAAAGCAAAGGCTTAGGAATGGGTAAGGTAATGATGCCTCTACGTTTATCTTTGGTAGGAGAATTGAAAGGACCAGATGTTCCGGATATTCTGGAAATCATTGGTAAAGAGGAAAGTACCTCTAGAATAAGCAATGCTATAAATAATTTTAAATAG
- a CDS encoding acetyl-CoA carboxylase carboxyltransferase subunit alpha, which yields MEYLSFELPIKELMDQYQTCSLVGEESGVDVKLACSQIEDKILEKKKEIYGNLTPWQRVQLSRHPDRPYTLDYINGMADKGSFLELHGDRNFADDPAMIGGLITLDGQRVMIIGTQKGRTTKERQHRRFGMPNPEGYRKALRLMKLAEKFNIPIVTLVDTPGAYPGLEAEERGQGEAIARNIFEMVQLKTPIFTYIIGEGASGGALGIGVGNKVYMLENTWYTVIAPESCSSILWRNWDHKEDAANALNLTPQDALREKFIDGIIEEPLGGAHYDQETTYLNLKNSILQNIKAFSKFTGQELETQRQDKFIAMGQFKG from the coding sequence ATGGAATATTTAAGTTTCGAACTTCCTATCAAAGAATTGATGGACCAATACCAGACGTGTTCTTTAGTAGGAGAAGAAAGTGGTGTTGATGTAAAATTAGCATGCAGCCAGATTGAGGACAAGATTTTAGAAAAGAAAAAAGAAATCTATGGAAATCTTACACCTTGGCAAAGAGTACAACTGTCCCGTCACCCGGATCGTCCTTATACATTGGACTACATCAACGGAATGGCAGACAAAGGCAGTTTCTTAGAACTTCATGGAGACAGAAATTTCGCTGATGACCCGGCAATGATTGGAGGATTGATTACCCTTGATGGTCAGAGAGTAATGATCATAGGGACTCAAAAAGGAAGGACTACTAAGGAAAGGCAGCACAGAAGATTTGGAATGCCAAATCCTGAAGGATACAGAAAGGCTTTAAGACTAATGAAGCTTGCTGAAAAATTCAATATCCCTATTGTTACATTGGTAGATACACCGGGAGCTTATCCAGGATTAGAAGCTGAAGAAAGAGGACAAGGTGAGGCTATTGCAAGAAATATTTTTGAAATGGTTCAGCTGAAGACTCCAATCTTTACTTACATCATTGGTGAAGGAGCAAGTGGTGGAGCTTTAGGAATAGGTGTAGGTAATAAGGTATATATGTTGGAAAACACATGGTATACTGTAATTGCACCAGAAAGCTGTTCTTCTATTCTATGGAGAAACTGGGATCATAAGGAAGATGCAGCGAATGCATTAAACCTTACTCCTCAGGATGCCTTAAGGGAAAAGTTCATTGATGGAATCATTGAAGAACCACTTGGAGGCGCTCACTATGATCAGGAGACCACTTATTTAAACTTGAAAAATTCTATTTTACAAAATATCAAGGCTTTTTCCAAATTTACAGGACAGGAGCTTGAAACCCAGAGACAGGACAAGTTCATTGCGATGGGTCAGTTTAAAGGATAA
- a CDS encoding DUF6759 domain-containing protein, which yields MKKIFLLLFICVFSLGFSQKKKKSKSKAVVEKETVIIYTEQEAETSKEARVIAGFIKQNPGHAKTDYLKKRLMDIIMADNSPEAKPTIKPISKDKIEKIVKNNELNSGKVLASNNASGNTKVATTSNTKNTDKINDAINALKEERRVTYASAGSAKSAGTAKSEPSSDAKRTAAMLTHIFNTDISSNEAYINIKNRSSCNLVVKISGKKYYNLTVPAKGQNFILIDKGEYVLTTMVCDAKYSSLKKITQDIEIALNVAED from the coding sequence ATGAAAAAAATCTTCCTTCTCCTATTTATATGCGTTTTTTCTCTTGGATTCTCTCAAAAAAAGAAAAAATCAAAATCTAAAGCTGTTGTAGAAAAAGAAACTGTGATCATTTATACAGAGCAGGAAGCTGAAACTTCTAAGGAGGCTAGAGTAATAGCTGGCTTCATAAAGCAGAATCCAGGCCACGCAAAAACAGATTACCTGAAAAAAAGATTGATGGATATTATCATGGCAGATAATTCTCCTGAGGCTAAGCCAACGATAAAGCCAATCAGTAAAGACAAAATTGAAAAGATTGTAAAAAATAATGAGCTAAACAGTGGTAAAGTGCTTGCCAGCAACAATGCATCGGGTAATACTAAGGTTGCCACCACAAGTAATACCAAGAATACTGATAAAATTAATGATGCTATTAATGCTTTGAAAGAAGAAAGACGAGTAACTTATGCCTCAGCAGGATCTGCTAAGAGTGCCGGAACTGCAAAATCAGAACCAAGCAGCGATGCTAAAAGGACAGCAGCAATGTTGACGCATATTTTTAATACTGATATAAGTTCTAACGAGGCTTATATTAATATTAAAAATAGATCCAGCTGTAATTTAGTTGTAAAAATCAGTGGTAAGAAATATTACAATCTAACTGTTCCTGCAAAAGGACAAAATTTTATTTTGATAGATAAAGGAGAATATGTGCTGACAACAATGGTATGTGATGCAAAATATTCTTCATTAAAGAAAATTACTCAGGATATTGAGATTGCGCTCAATGTTGCTGAGGATTAA
- the tsf gene encoding translation elongation factor Ts has protein sequence MSYTPVAADVAKLRNQTGAGMMDCKKALVEAEGDFEKAVDILRKKGQKVAANRADRDSSEGAVIARVNEDNTLGVVISLNCETDFVAKNEAFIELAYELAEMAIFAATKEELLATDFHGMTVAEKLIEQTGVIGEKIEIGAFERITGPFLGAYIHAGNKIAAITSLSAKVEGADEAAKAVSMQAAAMNPIALDETAVSQETIDKELEIERHKLVEEGKPANIIDNILKGKMQRFYKDNTLVHQDFIKDSSISVADYVKSVNADLKVTGFVRISLA, from the coding sequence ATGTCTTATACACCAGTTGCTGCAGACGTAGCTAAATTAAGAAACCAAACAGGTGCAGGTATGATGGACTGCAAGAAAGCTCTAGTTGAAGCTGAAGGAGACTTCGAAAAAGCGGTAGATATCCTTAGAAAAAAAGGACAAAAAGTTGCTGCTAACAGAGCTGACAGAGATTCAAGTGAAGGTGCAGTAATCGCAAGAGTAAACGAAGATAACACTTTAGGTGTTGTAATTTCTTTAAACTGTGAAACTGACTTCGTTGCTAAAAACGAAGCTTTCATCGAACTTGCTTACGAATTAGCTGAAATGGCTATTTTCGCTGCTACTAAAGAAGAATTATTGGCTACAGATTTCCACGGAATGACTGTTGCTGAGAAATTAATCGAACAGACAGGAGTTATCGGTGAGAAAATTGAGATCGGTGCATTCGAAAGAATTACAGGACCTTTCTTAGGAGCTTACATCCACGCTGGAAACAAAATTGCTGCTATCACTTCACTTTCTGCTAAAGTAGAAGGAGCTGACGAAGCTGCTAAAGCTGTTTCTATGCAGGCTGCTGCAATGAACCCAATTGCTCTTGATGAGACTGCTGTTTCTCAGGAAACTATTGATAAAGAATTAGAGATCGAAAGACACAAACTTGTTGAAGAAGGTAAGCCTGCAAACATTATCGACAATATCTTGAAAGGTAAAATGCAGAGATTCTACAAAGACAACACTTTGGTACACCAAGATTTCATCAAAGACAGCTCTATTTCTGTAGCTGACTATGTAAAATCTGTAAATGCAGACCTTAAAGTAACAGGATTTGTAAGAATTAGCTTAGCTTAA